The DNA region TGATGCCGACGAAGGGCTGACGGATTTTGTGCGCCGGCCGTGGGTCGGCGGGCTGGTGGTGATGTTTGTGGTCGACGAAGACGACACGTACCGGTTTGTTCATCGGGAACTTCTCAACCGCTGGCAGATCACGCCGGAAGAACTGGAACAACTGGCCATGCGGAATCTCGACCGGTACTCCAGCGATCATCCGCTGAAGGTGACGGTTGTCGGTGACGAAAGCGACCCCCGAATTCTGGTGCCTCTGGAACCGGACGCCTACAATAGTGCTCGCATTCTGGGGACGCAGTTTCATGCTCGCATGCGGGAACTGTTCGGACCGGAACTGGTTGTCGGCGTGCCCAACCGAGATTTCTTCGTCGCCGTTTCGCTGGATCACCCGGAACTCATCGACCACGTGCGAGAACGAGTGCTGCAGGATTACAACTCGATGCACCACCCGCTGACGCGCCGGCTGCTGGTCATTTCGCTGGACGGTGTCAGCGAGTATTCCGCGACGTAGCCGCGTTACGACGATGCAGTGGACAGCGCGAAACCGGCTTCATCGCCCGTGCCAAACGACGCCCCGATCGCACGACGCCCGCCCTGTCGACGGTGCCGCGTGTTTGGCCCGCGTTTCGCCAGCGACGATTCCCGAATCACGGAACAGTCTGCCGGTTGGCGGCCGTTGTGGAATCATCGGCGCTGGTCCGTAGAATTCACCGCCGAACCTCGTGCCGCTGCGATGAATAACAGGAATCCAAAGTCCAGCCATGTCCGAACCGACTGCCGATATTCTTGAAACGTTCGAGAATCCCTTTCCTCAGCGGGATTACGTGATCGAAACCGTCGCGCCGGAGTTCACGTCGGTGTGCCCAAAGACCGGGCAGCCGGATTTCGGAACACTGACGATTACTTACATCGCGGATCGGCTGTGCTTCGAATTGAAATCGCTGAAACTGTATCTTCAGCAATACCGCAATCACGGGGCGTTTTACGAACGTGTGACGAACATGATCCTGGACGACCTGGTGTCCGTCACGCAGCCGCGCTGGATGCAGATCCAGGCCGCGTTTACGCCGCGCGGCGGGATTCGGACCACCGTCATCGCGGAACATGGCCGCAATCCACAGCAGAGCAGTCCGCAGCAGAAGGGTTGATGCATTGGCCAAGGCATGGGGAGGTC from Planctomycetaceae bacterium includes:
- the queF gene encoding preQ(1) synthase, with amino-acid sequence MSEPTADILETFENPFPQRDYVIETVAPEFTSVCPKTGQPDFGTLTITYIADRLCFELKSLKLYLQQYRNHGAFYERVTNMILDDLVSVTQPRWMQIQAAFTPRGGIRTTVIAEHGRNPQQSSPQQKG